The genomic segment GTTTAGCAATTCTCTTCCTCGTTTTTCGTAGGGATCATGCCAAGCATGATCGGCTCAAAAACCGTGGCGAATAAATCGGGACACTAACGAGATTTTGGTGATCGGGATTAGCAAAAGGGAGAAGCTGTTGCGATAGCTGCTCCCTTTTGTTGCCTCTGATATTCTGTGATTAAGCTAGAGGAATGCCAGGGGCAGTATGAACGAGCTTTCTCCCACTCAAGAATTAAAGGAAGACCTGTTACGTCCAGTGCCGATTCCAGAGACAGAACTGGAGCGGTATATCTCGTTCAAGCATGCGCTTAATCTTCGTTTCCCAGATGAGGACACGGGGGATTGGCATTTTCAGCCCTACTTTTTTGAACAAACGGATGCCCTAACAACTCAAAAGAGCATCCCCCTTGCTGGAAAGGGCCAGCAGGTTGATACAACGCCTTCCCTAGGTCATCAGGGAGTGCGAGATATGTCTTCAATTTTGTTTCAGGAAGGATTATCCATTCCCTCAGATCAACCTGTATATGTCGCCAATCATTATCGGGCTATCGCAGACTTAGCGATGCTGGATCTCCAGAAATCGCGACCGCCAAGTATTGCAGACAATGCAGCAATTAACAGTTGGCTGGATAGCCAAGAGCAAGTTGATCACCTCAAACGAGAGTACTTAGAACGCTTGGCAATCCAACTATCAGGTGAACCCCTCAGAATTTTTAAGCAATGGATTCAGACCGTGAAATTCGTATAAACCCTTCCCAGTCCATCCACTTGGACTTGATGCGGTCAGTCGCTCAACAAGTCGGTGATACGCCTTATGTCCTCAAGGGAGGTGCGGCACTCATCTTCACTCGTGCCCTGGATCGCTATTCCACGGACTTAGATTTTGACTCTACAAAAAAGCTAAATCTCAAGGGTCGAATTGAGTCTGCCATTAGGAATGTGAATGGTATCGAATTGAAATCACTAAAGTTGGTCAAAGATACGGATACTGTCCAGCGGCTATAGTCGTTAGAGGTGCCCGGATGAAAAGCCTGACCACTGAAAGCCTGGAGCTGGAGCAGGGGCCGCAAACCCCAAGCCCGGATCAAGGTCCAAGCCTATAATCTGCCGATCACATCTCCAGTTCCTTATCCAGATTTACAGTTTGAGTAGGTTGAGATTTATGCTGGAGCAGGAACAATCTGCGCTCAAACACTTTTGTGGAACGTCCTTTGTATAGCGCGTCCTGGTATGAGTGGGTAAAGTGAATCACTCCCTGGATATACCGTTGTTTATCTTCAGGTGATTTCAGTTCTCTAGCGGCATCAGACTGCATCAGCACTCTGGTTCCATCCATTGCATCACCCTCACCTTGAGCGATGAGATAGATGGCAATATCATTGTTGTGCTGTGGGTTCTCCCGACTTAATTTGTTTTTGATTTGGGTGTACTGCCCCCGGTAATGCATCTTGATTTCCCGGTCCATTGGATAGGCATTCTGGTCTGCCCGCTCAAAGGCGATGGGGCCATGATTGCCAATCAGGTCATCAACGCCTTTCCCCTGTTCAGGCTCCCACGGTATTCTCCATGTCTTGCAGCCTCTTTCTTCAATGAGTTCAGCTTCTCTGACCATTTCACGCCGCACATTCCAGACCGTGGACTGCTCTGAATCCCAATCATGGGCATACCTGAATTCTCTGCCTGGTGCAGCAAATACTTCTAGTTGAGGATGTAGCACCCTTCTTTCGAGTCGTTCGTCGTGCTGGTTCTTGGCCCGATAGCCAATGTTGACTCCCTGACCACCAATGACGACTCGACCTTGAGAGACTAATGCAGCATCTTTCTTATCCCCTTCAGTCCGGTAGATGGGAATTTCAGGGTGCTGGTAGACCGTGTACCAGAATCCCTTAGCTTTCTCCTCCTGTGTTTGGGTGACTCCATGCTTGGCAAAGATCTGCTTAGCGATGGGATCGGGAACGGGTTGGAATGCCATATCCCGGTCAAACAGTTTACGCTTGGCTCCCAGTGGGTTTTCATACTTGCGATATTTGGGAGGGGCATTGGGATTTTTTGTCCTAGCTCTGTGGGTTTTGTCTACATCGATACGGGGAGTATCAGGCTTGAAGGTTCCATACAGACTAAGCGTTGGCTCCTCATTGGGTCCTAGTCCTTCAAAGGTGAGTGGATCGACCCCAGCATCAGCCCACCAGCCCCCACCTTCAGCAAGTTCCTGATAACTCAACACTTCAGGATGAGACCGATCATTAATCAAGGCACGGATCGGCTCGATGTGATACTGACTGCGAACCTTCTTGAAAGACCCATCCCTCCTGCGAGTGGCGATGTCTTCGATCTTGGCCCCCAGCAACCGATCAATCACCTGATCATCAGCAATGGATTGGAGCCGAGCCTTAATCACATCGGGATGGGCGCAGCTAGACACCCATTCATCCCAATGCTTCTCATCAATGGTGTCAGGCCGCTCTACCCCGGTATAATCCGGTTTCCAGAACACCTGATCATCAATGGTCTTCGGCTTGGGAGTGACGCTTATGCCCTTGTCCGTCAACTGTTGAGCGACTTCCTTAAGCTGTTCTGCGACTGGCCCATTTACCAGTGCATCGACTGAGCGCATCGACTTCACAGACTGGGCTAACTGCTGCATGGCTGGGAAGGTCTTCAGACTTCGCTGAAAGCGCACCACCAGATTATTGAGTTCACCAATGTGCTGAGCAATGGATTCATGTGCTCTCCACTCACTGACGGTATCGGCCAGCCCCTTGATTTTGGCAAAAGAATAAGTGGGGCGCTTGGCGTTAAACGCTTCAATCTGCTGGGTGATGGCCTGAAGTTGGGGCTGCACCTGAGTAAGAGATTGTCCCTGCTGGAGTTCGCTCACCACTTCGGCCAACTGATCCATGCCCTTAAACTGAATCTGCTGAGGTTCAGACAAGGTGTTGATTTGAGTGGTCAGTGCGGCCAACTGCTCAACCAAACCACTCTCAGCCAGAGCTTGTTCTTCATTGAGGTCATGCACATCCTGAGCTAGGTCACCCATATCTGGGAATTGGGGAATGGTCAGACTCTCAACTAAGTCCTGCACTTCGCCAATGGCAGCGGTAACCTCCACCTCGTTTTGCCAATCTTGGACGGCATCGACCAACTCAGCCATTGCGGGGAATTTGACATCCAGAGATTGAGTCGCTTCCAAGCCAGCTTGTAATCGGATGATTGTCCGGTCTAGCCCTTCAGTACCTTGAGCTAGGACATCAACCATCTCAGTCACGGCATCAGCCAGCTCTTGACCAGATCGCCACTCTGCTACGGCATCAGCAATGCTCCTGATCCTCTGCTGGCTTAGAGTTTGTTCAATGTTCTGGTCAATGTGGTCAATAGATTGGGCGATATAAGTGAGGTTATGGCTGAGGTCTTGTTGGTCCCGTGCCTGAACAACAGTCTCAGCCAAGCCATCTAGGCCCACAAAGGAATTAGGTTCTAAGTTCTGAGATAAGGTATCAACCCGTTGAGCAAGATCCAGTAATTGAGGCTCTAACCCAAGCTCTGCAAATTCCTGGCTTGCCTGCCATGCGATCACATCATCAGCGATACTCCTAAATTGCTGATGAGGGAGAGACTTCTCGATAGCCTGGTCAATGGCTTGGGTGATCTGAGTGAGGTTATCTGCGAGGGCATCAGCAAACTGGTCTTGCACGACCCGATTTGCCAAACTATCCAAACCATTGAAGGAATTAGGTTTTAGACTTTGGCTGAGTGACTCTATATCCTTAGCAAGGGTTAGCAGGTGATTATCCAACCCACTTGTTGCTAGCTCGTTCTCCTCAGACCACTGCATCACCCAATTTGCTAGGTCTGAGGAGGTTGACCCCCATTCTGTTGAGCGACTGTCTTGGGCTTGGGCTTGCCATTCTTGGACGCCTGATGCTTGACCCCCTGGATCTCCTCTGCGGCTTCCAATACCTTGTCGCTCATCGCGGCTTGGAGCATCGTTGAGTCTTCGATCTTCATCCCAAGATTGTCCATCGCCTTGGCGAGTTGCTTGATACTCTCGCTCATGTCCGAGGGCTTCTTGGCTGCCATTGCGTCCTTGAACTCCTGGATGAACAGGTTGAGAACGGCTTTGACCTCCATCGGGATAGTGTTGATCCGCTCCCTGACCTGGGACTTGAGTTCTCTGTTCTCGTCTAGGATGTGTTGGTTCTGAGCTTGGACTTCTTCGACTTGATTGGTCAGGATGGTGATCGCGTCCGTGAGTGGGGCTAATCGGTCTCGAAGCTCGTCCACGATCTGCTGTTGTTGTTCGTTGATGTCCATAGGTTTCCTCAATTAGATCTAAAGCACTTTCTTGAGCGTTGGATTTTACAACCCGTTTCTTCAGCTTTTCCAGGTTTTCGGTATAGATGGTCAGTTCATGTTCTTGGCGGGAAATATCGACTAGGAACGGCTCTCTGCTGGAGGTGCGGTCATTGGTGGTGATGACAATCGTCCGTTTCTTGCTGCCACTCTGGGAGCGGTAGGAAGTCCACACCCGGTCATACTCCAAGGCCAAGGGTTGAGTGAGGGGCACATCATGGGAGACTCCCTTATGGTCCCTGACCGTCATATTCAAACTATCCAGGGCGGTGACCGTGAGCTGCTGACCGTTAATCCAGTTGTTTTCCCGGATAGTTGTCGTCCACCGCAGCTTATCCCCGACTGCCACATCAAATTCTTGGGCACTGTAGACCTCCTTTTGCTTGTATTTAGCTGGATTGAATCGATAAAGCCGACCACCGAAGGAAGAGACTACCAGCTCATCCCCTTCGCATTTCTCCACCTTGTAAAGCTGTCCTCGCTTGATGGATGACGTTTTAGACGTTTGCAGTAGGCGAACGTAATCCCCTTTGCGATACCAATCCACCCGTCGTTTTTGCTCAATACTCAGGTTTCTGGATTTGAGCTGGACAATCTTGCTGGATTCCCCGAGTCGCCCAAGTTTCTTCTCCCCCCTGCGAATGGCCTTTTCAGCCGCGAGTCGTTCCTTGTTGGTCCCAGCAATAATCAGGGTTTGGTCTTGTTCGTTGGGAGAGAGGGCAAGGAACTGAGCTGCTGCGGCTTGGGTCATCTCAGTCTTATCGTCTGCCTCAATCACATACCCCTTGGCATTGAGGAGGTCCAGTGCTTTGAGTCCTTGACCTCTGGCGATGAGTTCAACGGCTTGCTTTTGGACATCAACCTTCTGCCTGACAATCTCCTCAATCCGGTGAGTGGTCGCTCCATTGTGCTGCATGAACTTGAAGGGATTGCCCGCTTCAATCGCGGAGTTCTGGCCCGCATCCCCTACGAAGATGACCTGTGCTTTGACTGCCTCTGCCTTTTCCAGAATCACCCGCATCTGTCTTCGGCTCATCATGCCCGCTTCATCAACCAGCCAGACTTGATTGGGGCTGTTATCAGCTTGATGCAGAACCAAATGCTCAACGGTGTTGGTGGCAATGCCTAACTCATCCTGGAGTTTCTTCGCTGCTGGGATAGTGGGACTAAAGCCCCGAATTGTTAGACCGGAGCCATTGAGTAAAGTCTTCAGTACTCCTAATGTTCGAGACTTGCCCACCCCTGGAAAGCCCTGCCAGATTTGGTAGCGGTCAGTACTAGTGAGGGTGTTGAGAACTGCCTTGGCCTGGTCTTCATTCAGTTCAACTGCAATCCCTAAGAGTGAGGGATTAGCAACCATTGGTTGAGCTTGATCTTGGCCTTCCATCCAGCGCTGATGGATCTGGGCTTCTTCTTCAACGGCAGTGACGGTGGTGAATCCCCGATCAACAGGGATTAGCTCTTTGCTTTGGCTAATGGCCTCATCCACCTGTTCCATCGCCATGCCCTGACGTTTGAGGGTCTTGAAGACATAGGCATAGATGTCATCCGTCTCAAAGATGGATGACCATTCAGCGTAATGACGGATGGCGCTTTCAACCTCATACCTGGCTCGGTCTGGGTCAGGCATTACGGCCAAAGGTTCAGCCAATACTGGATGACCCACTCCTTGAGAGTGAGCCTCATCCCGCCAATGGTCTTGGATGATTTCGAGCTTTTTACCCACGCCCCGCTTAGCCTTGCGAGTCGTCAACACTTTCAGCTTCTTATTCTCAGGAGTAACTTCTAGCCCTTCATCCCGAACCGCTTTGACGATGGCCCGATGACGCTTGCTGAAGACCTCGACATCGGAGCGGTTGTAACCCTCTAGCTCAAACCCATCCTTAGTTTCATAGATGCGATACCCCAGCCGTTGGACCTTCTCTGCTAACTTCTGACGGTAGAAGCTGCCTATCCACTTAGCTTTAGCCAGCTTTTCATGAGAGAGGGAGCGCCACTGACCATCTGGCCCCTGTGTCCCATTCATGAGCAGCATGTGGGTGTGAAGCTGCATGTCTCCATCACGGGAAGTATGGTGAGGCATCAGTGCCGCGATCATGTTGCCTGTATTGACGACAGAGCGTACTCCATTTACTTGAATCCGAGTCTGGGCATACTCGCGCTCAAGTAACTCAAAGCTTTCTAGAACTGCCTCCATGTGGGCATCGAATAAGCGATTGTCTCCTTCTAAGTGCAGTGCCATCGACACACTTTTAGGTGCAGACAAAGTAACGTCATGGGCCAGTCGTTCTTTGTCTTCCTCGTTGGGTTTCTTGCCCCGAATCCTTTGGACTGCACTACCAGCGACACCTTTTAAGGAGTCAGGCAAGAACCCTCGACTGAGCGCTTTGAAGTCCTCTCTTTTAACGTAGGTGCCTAACTTTTGAACAATCGCGTTGGAGCCGACCCAGACAGCAGTACTCATGCGGTCAATGTCAGAGACCGTCTCAGATTCACCGTAATAGCGCTCCACAGCATCTACGAGAGATTCATCTTCCTCGTAGTACTCGATCATGTCGCGTGTTATGGTCTGCATCGTCCGCATGGGATGGCCTCTGGCTTAGCCTTCCAGATGCTTCAAGTAATCATCGACAGCGGCTTGATGTGCCTCATAAAGTTTTGGGTTTGCTTCGAGATGCTGTGCCATTGAGATTTTCTTGGATGCTTCAACGGCAGCTATGAAGTCTACTTTTCTGACATAGGGACCGAGCTTCTTGACCAATGGGTTGGAGCCGACCCAGACAGCGGTAGTCATGGGGTCAATATCAGGCTCTACGCTCTGGATGTCATAGCCCAGTTCGCGACAAGCCTCTACCAGTTCGTGCTGATAAAGTCTCCTCCGATTACCAGGTTCAATCAGTTCTTTGCGGTAGAACCTCTTGAATTCCTCAGCCTCATCGACTGGATCATCAGCTTGGGAACGCATGAACCCTTGAGTGACTTGTTGCCAAAGTCTGGACAAGAAAGTTTTAAGCATGGGAATACCTGCATGAATTTTT from the Acaryochloris marina S15 genome contains:
- the mobF gene encoding MobF family relaxase — translated: MRTMQTITRDMIEYYEEDESLVDAVERYYGESETVSDIDRMSTAVWVGSNAIVQKLGTYVKREDFKALSRGFLPDSLKGVAGSAVQRIRGKKPNEEDKERLAHDVTLSAPKSVSMALHLEGDNRLFDAHMEAVLESFELLEREYAQTRIQVNGVRSVVNTGNMIAALMPHHTSRDGDMQLHTHMLLMNGTQGPDGQWRSLSHEKLAKAKWIGSFYRQKLAEKVQRLGYRIYETKDGFELEGYNRSDVEVFSKRHRAIVKAVRDEGLEVTPENKKLKVLTTRKAKRGVGKKLEIIQDHWRDEAHSQGVGHPVLAEPLAVMPDPDRARYEVESAIRHYAEWSSIFETDDIYAYVFKTLKRQGMAMEQVDEAISQSKELIPVDRGFTTVTAVEEEAQIHQRWMEGQDQAQPMVANPSLLGIAVELNEDQAKAVLNTLTSTDRYQIWQGFPGVGKSRTLGVLKTLLNGSGLTIRGFSPTIPAAKKLQDELGIATNTVEHLVLHQADNSPNQVWLVDEAGMMSRRQMRVILEKAEAVKAQVIFVGDAGQNSAIEAGNPFKFMQHNGATTHRIEEIVRQKVDVQKQAVELIARGQGLKALDLLNAKGYVIEADDKTEMTQAAAAQFLALSPNEQDQTLIIAGTNKERLAAEKAIRRGEKKLGRLGESSKIVQLKSRNLSIEQKRRVDWYRKGDYVRLLQTSKTSSIKRGQLYKVEKCEGDELVVSSFGGRLYRFNPAKYKQKEVYSAQEFDVAVGDKLRWTTTIRENNWINGQQLTVTALDSLNMTVRDHKGVSHDVPLTQPLALEYDRVWTSYRSQSGSKKRTIVITTNDRTSSREPFLVDISRQEHELTIYTENLEKLKKRVVKSNAQESALDLIEETYGHQRTTTADRGRASRPISPTHGRDHHPDQSSRRSPSSEPTHPRREQRTQVPGQGADQHYPDGGQSRSQPVHPGVQGRNGSQEALGHEREYQATRQGDGQSWDEDRRLNDAPSRDERQGIGSRRGDPGGQASGVQEWQAQAQDSRSTEWGSTSSDLANWVMQWSEENELATSGLDNHLLTLAKDIESLSQSLKPNSFNGLDSLANRVVQDQFADALADNLTQITQAIDQAIEKSLPHQQFRSIADDVIAWQASQEFAELGLEPQLLDLAQRVDTLSQNLEPNSFVGLDGLAETVVQARDQQDLSHNLTYIAQSIDHIDQNIEQTLSQQRIRSIADAVAEWRSGQELADAVTEMVDVLAQGTEGLDRTIIRLQAGLEATQSLDVKFPAMAELVDAVQDWQNEVEVTAAIGEVQDLVESLTIPQFPDMGDLAQDVHDLNEEQALAESGLVEQLAALTTQINTLSEPQQIQFKGMDQLAEVVSELQQGQSLTQVQPQLQAITQQIEAFNAKRPTYSFAKIKGLADTVSEWRAHESIAQHIGELNNLVVRFQRSLKTFPAMQQLAQSVKSMRSVDALVNGPVAEQLKEVAQQLTDKGISVTPKPKTIDDQVFWKPDYTGVERPDTIDEKHWDEWVSSCAHPDVIKARLQSIADDQVIDRLLGAKIEDIATRRRDGSFKKVRSQYHIEPIRALINDRSHPEVLSYQELAEGGGWWADAGVDPLTFEGLGPNEEPTLSLYGTFKPDTPRIDVDKTHRARTKNPNAPPKYRKYENPLGAKRKLFDRDMAFQPVPDPIAKQIFAKHGVTQTQEEKAKGFWYTVYQHPEIPIYRTEGDKKDAALVSQGRVVIGGQGVNIGYRAKNQHDERLERRVLHPQLEVFAAPGREFRYAHDWDSEQSTVWNVRREMVREAELIEERGCKTWRIPWEPEQGKGVDDLIGNHGPIAFERADQNAYPMDREIKMHYRGQYTQIKNKLSRENPQHNNDIAIYLIAQGEGDAMDGTRVLMQSDAARELKSPEDKQRYIQGVIHFTHSYQDALYKGRSTKVFERRLFLLQHKSQPTQTVNLDKELEM
- a CDS encoding nucleotidyl transferase AbiEii/AbiGii toxin family protein, with the protein product MDSDREIRINPSQSIHLDLMRSVAQQVGDTPYVLKGGAALIFTRALDRYSTDLDFDSTKKLNLKGRIESAIRNVNGIELKSLKLVKDTDTVQRL